The sequence CCCATCTCAGCGCGAGAAAGGCCCCGGTTCTCCAGGCCAAAGGCGATATCCTCGAACGGAGTAGAGCCAACAGTCTGAGACTCGGGATTCTGGAACACGAGCTGAATCTTCTGTTTGACCGTGGAGCGGTGGGACGGAGAACGCAGATCAAGTCCGGCCGCGAGCAGGCTGCCTCCAGATGGAACATTCAGACCATTAAAGGTACGGATTAGGGCTGATTTACCACAGCCGTTGGGTCCTGTAAGTGCCACCCATTCGCCCGGCTCTATATGTATTGTGACACCTTGCAGCACCGGTAGCCTACGCTGGCCGTCTCGGAAGGACAAGGTCAATTGCTGTGCCTGAATCATTCTCATGCCTGCTTCCCTGCCAGTTTTCTTAACATTTGTAATCGATTATAACAAATATTTAAAGATTGATGTATGTGAAAAGGGATGTTATAGTGATCCTAAAAAATGGGGGTAAGCCTGCAAATGAAGAAATGGACGACTAGAGGCCTGATATTCAGTGCATTATTCGCTGGTATTATGATAGCCATGAGCTATTTGAAATTTATATTACCATTCTCGACGGTGCCAATCACGCTTCAGACCCTGGCCGTTATGCTGGCTGGATCCATCTTGGGAGCACGCTATGGCACACTGGCGGTACTCATAGTAATTGGACTTGCTGCTGTTGGCTTCCCTGTCCTGGGTGGAAGAGGCGGTATCTCTCTGCTGGTAGGGCCGACTGGTGGTTATATTTTCTCCTGGCCATTTGCAGCCTTGTTCATTGGCCTGTTCGCTCAGCGCATGAAGCAGACTAAATATACCTTTGTGAAGCTGTTAGTGGTTAATTTTATCTTCGGAGCGCTGCTTGTCTATCCAGGGGGAGTAAGCTGGCTGGCCTATAATACGGGGATCGATTCTCTAGCCAAGGCACTGACTGCGGGTATGTGGCCCTTCCTGCCAGGAGATTTCGTCAAGGCTGTGTTATGTGCAGCTGTCGTATCTGCGGTATGGAAGGTATATCCTATCGAGCGTATATTAGGTCGGGACAGCGGAGTCTGGCTTGACGAGGAGAAAGCAACGGTCTGAATCCAACAGTCCATTTAAGCAAAAAAGAGTACTCCATGAGCCACGTTGGCCTTTTGGAGTACTCTTTTTGTTTCATGAACTAGAAGTGTGTCGTTATTTCTTATCCTCTGCATCCGGAAGGGCCCAGACCGAAACGCTTCCGCCTTTTACCGGGAAGGTAGCCCAACCATCTTTTTCAATCGTTATCGTTCCTTCATGATTATGGGTGAAATCCACCCAGGCTTCCCCAGCCCGTTGCTCTCCGACAAGCATTCTTTTATTGCCATCATCGCCATTAGAGACCACTACTGCGCAACCGGAATGCTCGATCTCCTCAATGCCGCGGCGCACCCAGCCAATGGTATTAGGGTGATCAAAGTAATCGTCCTGTTCCCCATAGGCTTTGTGATTTCGGGCATACAACAGGGGATCAATCGCCTCTTTTTTACCCGCAATAGGTGTGGGGCCTGCTATTCCATAATAATCTCCGTAAAAGATAACTGGATATCCGTCCCGACGCAACAGGGTGAGCGCATACGCACTTTGCTTGAACCAGTCACCTACCCATGACTCCAACGCTTCATGAGGCTGGGAATCATGATTATCCACGAAGGTCACCGCATTGGCCGGATGTGTCTGTACCAGAGTATCATCAAAAATCTTAGATAGATCAAAGTCCCTGCCCCCCAAGGAAGCAGAATAAAGCTTGTAATGGAGAGAGACATCGAATAGATCAATTTTATAATCGATCGTATTTAAAAACTCCTGGCAGGCCTCCAGATTGGAATTCCAGAATTCTCCGACAATGTAAAAGTCCTCTCCGCGCTTCTTGAGCATCTCCGCCGCGAATTCTTTGATGAAATCATGGTTAATATGCTTGATGGCATCCAGACGGTAACCACTGCACTGAAGGGTATCCACCAGCCATCCTCCCCACCGCAGCATCTCTTCCTGGACTTCCGGCTCACTATAATCAATATTGGCGAACATTAGATAATCATAGTTCCCGAATTCATCATCGACATTTTTGTTCCAGGTCTTATTCTCGCCCGCAATCCGGAATACACCGCTGCGAGCTCCCTTGGCATCATAATCGGTGCCATTAAAATGATTAAAGTTCCACTTAAAGGAGGAATGTTCATCCCCCCGGCCTGGAAAGGTGAATTTGGTCCAGCCCTCAATTTCGAATGGCTCCGAGATTTCCTTCATACGATCATTAGGATCGACCTCGATAACCGTGAACACTTCAGTCTCATCTGCGCCCGCCTTATGGTTCATCACAAGGTCGACATAAACGGCGATGCCGTTTTTTTGACATTCGCCAATCGCATCGATCAGCTCCTGTTTGTTGCCGTATTTAGTGCGTATGGTGCCCTTTTGATCGTATTCGCCGAGATCATAGAGATCGTAGACACCGTAACCGGTATCGTCATCCGAGACTGCTTTGGTAACCGGTGGAACCCACACGGCATCAATTCCAAGTTCCTTTAATTCCGGCGCCATCTCTGCCAGGTGTTTCCAATGATTCCCATCTGCGGCCAAATGCCATTCAAAAAACTGCATCATAGTATGGTTTCTCTTCATGCCCAACTGCCTCCTTCAACATCATGCGTGTATCTGTTCTCTAATGTGTTGTTATGTACACAAATAAAATTTCGTTTCCTAATATACTAATACCCCCAGGGCAGCCTCTTTAAATCATGATGGTAGAAACATTATTCCATCATTGGGTAATATGCATAACCCTGGGAGTCTACCTATTGAAACATATCAAGTTGTAGAGGGGCTAGTCCACCATCAATGCCAAGCAAAGTCTGCAGTTCCTTGGCATTGGCTGTAGCATCGCCACCGGAATTATTATTGAAGACCACGTAGAGCTCGCGACAGGTCTTCTCAAGCTCGAGCAGCCGGTCCCGCCACTCGGTCAGCTCTTCAGTAGTATAACGATAAAGGTAGCGCAGCTTGCGCCAATCCGGGTGATTGCTCTGCTGCCAGCCGCCGATATTGCGGCCATGCAGACGTACGTAGGTAGCTTCTGCTGAGGTGGATATGGCAACTATGGGAATAGAGCCCGTTCCTGCTTGAGGTTCATCGGCCACCGTATGAATCCACCCTTCCCGCTCCATGAACTGTAAGGTCTTCTCTCGCAGTTCGGGGCTATACCAGGAATTATTGCGGAATTCAATGGCACAGGGAACATCCAACATTCGTTCCTTGGTATCGCGCAGCAGTTCAACGTTTTCTTTGGTGCAATCAAACCAAGGCGGAAACTGAAATAAGGCCATGGCCAGCTTGCCGGATTCCCGGACAGGCTGGATGGAGGTATGGAACGCGCTGAACATTTCCTCTGTGGACGCAAAATAATTCTTTTTGTCGCGCAGGTGTCCGGTCATTCCTTGATAAGCTTTAACAATAAATTCAAATCCATCAGGGGTCTCATTGACCCATTTGGCATAATTCTTGACTGGCTGTACTGCGTAAAAAGAACTATCGATCTCTACAATTGAGAAATGCGCACTATACGTGGGCAGGCGCTCGGCGGGTTTGATTTTGCCATACAGCTCTTCATGGTCACCGAAACCGGTTAGCCCAATCTTAATCATAGGACCTCCTCCTTCTTAAGACTTATTGTAAACGACGACTTGGTGCTAAGAGTTGCTTAATGTTCCGATTTGATGCAACATAAAGAATAGATAAAAAGCTGCAGATACGCAGCAAAAACTCCCAAACTGATTGTCCTGTCTGGGAGTTGCTGTGATACAAAGAATGGAAGCTTCTCTTATCAATAAGCTATTCCTTCAGCTTGCCGATTTTTTGTTGAATTGCACCCTTCAGCTTGTCCTTTTTGCCTTCAGCTTGAAGCGATGTATTGTCAGTGGCGTTTCCCACTTGGTCTTTAATTTCACCCTTAACTTTGGATACTCCACCTTTGATCTTGTCGCTAAGTCCGTTTGTATCTGCCATTAGTATTCAGCTCCTCTTAGTAGAATTAGTGTAAACCAAGTTCTAATTACAATTTACCCCCTGTGCTAATAAATTAAACAACCGGGTGGAAGCGGAAGGCATGAAAGCCGCTAGGACAGTCAGTGGGAAAGGAGCTACATAAATGAAGCATAAATTTCAGCTACTTAGTCCGCATATTTTGATTATGCATGCAGAACCTGAGACAGATCGACCCATTTTGGCAGCCATCTTGGGGGAACGACGTACACTCTTGCTGGATGCGGGGAATTCACCTGCCCATGCTGAACTGTTTCGCAAAGAACTGTCTGAATATGGCTATCGGCAGCCAGATATGATTGCCCTGACTCATTGGCATTGGGATCATACCTTTGGGCTGTCTGCTTGGGACTTGCCCACAGTCGCGCACGAGGGAACCGCCGAGGCTTTGACGCGGCTTAGTGGACTGGATTGGTCTGATGAAGGTCTTGAAGGTCTTGCCGCCCAAGGGATAATCAGTGATGAGAGCATCCTGCATATCCGCAAGGAATACGGCAGTCGTAGAACGATCCGCTTTATGAAACCTGATATTGTGTTCGCTGACAGGATCACGATTGATCTAGGCGGAATTACGTGTGAGCTGAACCATGTAGGTGGTGATCATTCCGCAGATTCGTGTGTTCTTTATGTTAAAGAAGACAATGTGCTATTTCTTGGCGATGCGCTAGGTCCTTCCATTTACGGGGGCCCGCGGCAATACAGCAGCACTGGCTTTCTCAAGCTGCTTAACTTAGCCTATAGATATGATGCTCAGTGGTATGTAGAGTCACATGGAGTACCCATGAGCGGGGTGGAATTCCGCGCTGATCTGGCTTCTTGGGAGCGGCTTGCCCGGGTCGTGGATGTTTTCGGGCAAGATCGTGAACGGGTTATGCTGGAAATGAAGACGTACCTGAAGCTTGAAGAGCTCCCGAAGGACTTGCAGCAGGGCGTCGAATATTTTATAGCGGGTACGAAATAAAGAGTATGGCTATCAGCTAATAAAGGCCATCTAACCTAACACCGCAGATGGGCATTAAAAAAGATGACTCCTGATTAATTCAGAAGTCATCTGTTCACTACTAGTTAATTCAAATCCTCATTTAATAGAATACGAAGTTATCGAAGCTTTACCAGATGCGTAATCTAGGAAATAGGCAGTTTTTACACTTGAGTTGTAACTTAAAAATTTAGAAGTGCTATCTTTAGGCCAAGTTTGATTAGCCAAGATTTGACTTCCTTTCTGAGAATATAAAGACCAAGTATGCTTCAATAAGTTCCCTACAAACACTTGGTCATTAATAAACTCCGTTTGCCATCCCGAAATATCGCCTTCTTCTTTGTAAATATCCTTTAACGATGCAATTTCTACTCCACTTACATTATTGATTAATCTAAATACCTTTTGCGAATCAGCAGCTATAGGACGACTTGCGTTACCGGGAGTGGCTTGGTAAGTATACGATGTAAATAAGGCAAGGTTGCCTCCATTATATTTAAGTTTAATGTCAGTATTGAAGTCTTTGATCAGCTGTTCTTTCTTAGTATATAGATTAACTGTTTTTACGAAGAAATCATCACTCATAACGCCTTGCGCCTGATATTTTATAGCTAAATAAGGGTATCCCACAAAATCCCAATCCTGCACGCTAACACTTTCGTATCCTTTATCAATGATTGTAGCATTATAGCTTACACTTGGTTTGCTCCAAGGATACTGATAAAGGTTAAATGAGTTATTGGATTGAACCATTATTCGTTCATTTACTGTTCCAGTAGGAGCAACCCATTTGATTCTATTCCCTGTATTTTTAAGGGCTATTTTAGCTTTGCTAATAACCGTTCCCTTATAAGAAAGGACTGTTTTAGAAATTGTAGTACCATTATCTTTTTTTAGAAGAACAATTTTCTGAGGATTTTTCATAACGTTTAAATCTAAAATAGTATTTGCATCATTAGAAATATTTGTAATCTTATTTGTTGTTAAATCTACTAAATCTGCTTTGTTATTAGCGTAGTCAATTAATACCACTACATTTTCACTAACATAGACTACATCCGTTCTTTCATTACTTGGAGGTAAATAATTCGGACTGGCATAGGACGTATTAGAAAATATCAGTATCCCTATTAGCATAGAAAAAATAAGCATTAATTTCTTACTCATAACAACATTTCCCCTTTTATACAATTTTGTAATCATTTATAAAGACGTTGTAATAAAAAAAAAGTTGCAGAAATACCTTTTCTGCAACTACAGAGAAAATATATTTTAATAAATTTTGTATTGCTCGTCTCTGTCTGTTGTGCTTATTACATTTTTAATATAATCTATTACGCCGCCGTGACTCCATGTATTTTCAACTAACCCACTTACAACGCCTGGATAAACAAAATCGCTTCCATTTTGTTTTAAGAATCTATAATTCCCCCAATTGGCATAAGAGGTGAATCCATTTTTGAATTTTCCTGCAGTTCCCTTTGGCATAGCGATAGCGGTAACACGTTTAACAGCTTTATTATTTGAATCGTAACCGTTAAACCGAACAATGTATATTGTGTTATAACCTAATTGATAAGTAATAGTTAGATATTGATCTCCCGTTTTGTAATAAACCTTATATCCAGTAATAGTTTTATTTCCAGATCCATAGTTTTTCGTATAATCAAAATAATATTCTGCATCATTAGCTACAGTTCCTGGTTGTTGAGTTACAACATGAGTAGCTCTTGCATGGAAAAGTGGGAACCATCCTTGTCCTCCTGATCCATTGTATGTACCAAAACCAACTTCAGCTATTCCAACACCATCTTGATCAATCCCTGTGTACATATATGCGGATTCACCATTCGTATTAGCAAAGTTAAAGCCAGGTAGAGTAACATCGTCTGCGACACCACCTGTATAATTCAAGGCGCTAGTGCTCGCTGGAGTTACTAATCTATGAAAAGCGCCAGTATCTGACCCAGCAGGTGCTGGAGACGTATCACCGAGTATAGATTGAATTGAAGCATTAGAATTAGTAGCAAGTGATGTTTCCCCAAATGATGATTTACTAGTTAATGTCCCTATCCCCTTTTCTAACTCTAATTCTTGAGTATCGCTATCGTTTTCTCGTGTCTCTTTGACAAATCGATTAGTGACTTCCCCACTTTCAGAGCTTTCAGCAGAAGCAAGTGTTCCTAATTCATCAAAATTCATAATGACTATTTCAGCATTTTGAAGCTGTTCAATATGTTGATTAGTAACTTTGTCAATCGTGCTCGACAGTGATGACCTTGCAGAATTTTGACCAAAATAACCTTGTTGAAGTAATTCTTGATTAATAGCATCAGCTCTGTAAGCTTCAAAGTCATTAGAAGCTCTCTCAGTTGCAAATACATTAATAGGGGAAACAGATACTAGTAAAGCTGCGGCTACAGAAACTCTTAAAAATTTTTTTAACAAAAAAATACACTCCTCAAGGTATGGGATATTATTACAAGGTACTTTATATCATATATGGATTATTTTTAATATAGTTCTTTATTTTAATTTTTTGTTATAAAATGACGTTAATTATCTATTTAATATATATAATGTTTAATAATGTCGAATTATGTATTTAAATATTTATTTTTCACAATATGTACATATTATAAATTAGATATATTAATGGGTGGAGTTCTAATTATAGTTCCTTTTATATTATTCCTATAATGGTTTAAAGAGTTTAGAGGTGTGCTTATGAATAAAGAAGTAAGGGAAGACTTACGCACTACTATTCAAAAGAAAGAATGGATCATAGTGTTTTTATCTTCTACTGGCGAATGTATTGAGGGACTCACAAAGCATTCGAATGGTTTAGAGAGAGTCGAAATTTAATAGAAGATGGAGGAGCATAGATGTTGATCAAGGGCGAAAAGTGCATAACGGTACTGAGGTTAAGGATCAAGAAAACTACCTGGGAATGGCAAATGAGGGTCTGTCAATAATTCTGTGTAAACTCTTTTAAGCACAGATTCCCCCGAGGGGGAGTCGCGATTTATCGCAAGTGTTGACCGACCCGATCCGGGAAAAATACCGAAAGCTGAAGGAGCATTTGCCCCCAGTTTTGAACGCGCCCCGTCCATTTGCGAGTCACGTCGACGCTGGCGAGATAGAGCATTTTTAGCAGCGCCTCATCCGTGGGGAAGATACTTTTTCCCTTCGTCACTTTACGTAGCTGGCGGTGGTAACTCTCAATCATGTTTGTCGTGTAGATGAGCTTGCGGATCTCAGGTGGGTACTTGAAAAAGGTTGCTAATTCGTCCCAATTATTCCGCCAGGAACGGAGGAAGAGCGGGTATTTGGTTCCCTACATCTCTTCAAAACGGTCGAGTTCAAGTAAGGCTCCTTCTTCGGTAGCGGCCTTGTAAATGGGCTTTAAATCGGCAGTGACCTTCTTCAGATCCTTGTACGAAACGTACCGTGTGGAACTGCGGATTTGGTGAATAATGCACTTCTGGATTTCTGTTTGGGGGTAGCAGGCCGCAATCGCTTGAGAGAACCCCGACAGGTTGTCCACACAGATGATGAGGATGTCTTGAACTCCCCGATTCTTCAGTTCATTCAGGACACTAAGCCTGTACTTGGAGGATTTGTTCTCGCCAATCCATATGCCCAGCACATCCTTGTTTCCATCCAGATCGATGCCAATGACCATGTAGGCTGCTTTGTTGATAATAGCCCCGTCCTGCTTGACTTTGAAGTGGATGGCATCCAGCTAGACTACTGCGTAGACACCTTGTAAGGGGCGATTCTGCCACTCTTTAATGAGGGGAACAATCTTGTTGGTAACATTGGAAATGAGTGTGGGCGAGACCTCAATCCCGTACATATGCTGTAGATGATCTTGGATATCTCTCGTGCTGACGCCATTGGCATAGAGCGCCACAATCTGCTCCTCGATGCCCGTTACATTCGATTGATGCTTCTTGACCACCAAAGGCTCAAACTCGCCTAAATGGTCTCGAGGGATAATGATTTCCTGTTCGCCGTACTCACTGACTACGGTTTTTCGGCTTTTTCCATTGCGACTGTTTGGAGTGAGTTTCGCCTTCACTTCATACTTTCCATAACCCAGATGGGTATCCATTCGGCTTCTAGCATCTCCTGAATCGTCTCAGCAAATAAATCCTTTAAGGCATTTTGCGCATCTTTTGCGCTGACCAAGTTGTTTTCCTTAAGACGGATTGTAAAATGAAGTGCGACAGGTAAACAGAGAAAGCCCATGGGAGATTCGTGTAGAATGAAGCTACCACACACCATTCACACAAGGAGAATCACACCATGGGTTACAGTCATCTTAGCATAGTCGAGCGTGGACAACTAGAGGCCTTGCATCGGCTGGACTGGTCAGCTCGGGAAATCAGCCGTCAGCTCAATCCCCATCATAGCACCATTGCCCGTGAAATCAAAAGGTCATATTTGAATGCTCTACCTGCTCAAAGAGCCTATCAACAGCGCAGATTCTCCAGCGTACCTACCGGAAAGTTCACTGCTTTACTTGCTGAGGAACTTTAGGAGAAGCTACGACAAACGTGGTCCCCCGAGCAGATCGCAGAGAAGCGAAGGGTAGGCGGTAAGACTTTTGTGTGCTTAAAGACGATTTATAGATGGCTCTATGCTGACCTTCTTGTAGCTGGGGAAGTCACGCCCCTACGCCACAAAGGGAAACGGCGTAAACCCGTGGAAACACGAGGGCGATTCCTCGTTGGAACCCCCACCAATCAGCGCCCAAAAGAGGTTCGTAAACGGGAAACTTTTGATCATTGGGAGCTCGATACGGTGGTTTCTAGTCGTGGTAAAAGCAAGGTTTGTGCGGCTACTTTTATTGAACGGAAGACAAGAATGTACGTAGCCATAAAGATGCCAGACCGCACCGCTCACTCCATGGAGACTGCCTTTGGTAATATCCGCATGCAACTTTTCAGAGTGCTACAACGGATCGAGGAAGGAATTTGCCTGTTATACCGCCCTAGAGAACGTTCATACGATAAAGGTCTACTTCGAAGACCCTTATTCTTCTTGGCAACGCGGGTCGAATGAAAACGGAAACGGGCTTCTACGGGAGTTGTTCCCCAAGGAGCATGACTTCACAGGGGTCACGGATGAAGATCTGGCGAATGCAATTCGCCTCATTAACGACCGTCCTCGAAAATGTCTAGGTTGGAAGTCTGCTCACGAACCTTTTATGGAACAGGTGTCGCACTTAGCTTGACAAACCGTCTTAATAAAAACCATCAGTTGCTGTTTTGTCCAAAGTCCCATGTGTTCTCCCCAGCCTTCCTCTTACTTCCATTTAATGGGTTTGAGAGGTTGCACAATATATTTTACAGACTCGCAAATGACCCTGTCGACCAATTCTTTTGAATTATTGTATTATAAACCTGCAGTTATATCGTTTTGAACGGAGCAATCTTAGAGCCTTTCGACAGATGCACCGTGTTGCGCCCGCTCCGTTTGGAGGTGTAGAGCGCGTGGTCGGCCTCTGAAAGCAGTTCTTCGAGTGAAGTATCGCGGCTGACAGCTTCAACTACTCCAAAACTGGCTGTTACTTTAATGGAGCCAACCAGAGTATGCAGACCGCTCTGCTCAATATCAGCCCGGATGATATCAGACAGCTGCCCAGCCTGCGTAAGCGTGGTGTTGGGCAGACTCATCACAAACTCCTCGCCGCCATAACGGCCGAATATATCCCCATCCCGTAAATTCCTGCTGCAGATCTCAACAATATGTTGAAGTGCTATATCTCCATATTCATGACCATAGCGATCATTGATACCTTTAAAGAAGTCAATATCAAGCAAAATAATCGAGAATGGAGTCTTGTTGTCTACAGATTGTGTGAGCAGGTCGTTGCTCATTTCCAGAAAATGAGTCCGGTTATAAATGCCTGTAAGGCTGTCGATCGTAGCCAACTGCTGTAGCTTCTCCTGAAGCAATGTCCGCTCGGTCACATCAATCAGCATAATCATCCGACCCGCTAAGTGGTCACCCTGCTTCATCACCGGTGAGGAACGAACCTGATAATAGCAGACCTCGGTACCCTTGAGCCAAGGCACTTCCCGTTCTTCGTGTTGAAGTGGATCAGAATCCATCACATATGAGACCGCCTCTTTGCCTGCGGGAAGAAACAGCTGGGCTAGTGGTTTACCGATCGCTGCGGAGTCAAGGCCCTGCATCATTTCTGCGGCGGCCCGATTATAGTCGACGAGCATATCGGACAGGTCTGTGACCAGTACGCCGTCTCGCATGCTCTCGAATAGATTCTCACGGGCAATAGGAGCAGCGGTCAGCATTCCTCTAGAGAGAATTGCCCAAATATACAGTAGAGAGGTCAAACTCATAATTACCGGTACAGGATCCATGCCATATGGAGTTTTGCCTATCAGATACAAAAAGGAACCCAGAGTGGGCATGCAAAGACCGATGAGAAAAGTCGTTAATTGTCTGCGGTATACCCGTTTCATCCGATTCCATTGCCAAAGAATAAGACAAATTGCCGTGAACAAACAGCCAAAGGTGAAGCTGCCATGCACAATATACCAAGGGCCTATTATCACATCAACAAGTGGAGAGGGAGTGCCCTGACGTAAATAAATGGATTGGTAAAATAAATGGTGGTATTCGTTAGTCCATACCATCAATGTTGTGATTAATGGAATCGCA comes from Paenibacillus sp. 19GGS1-52 and encodes:
- a CDS encoding MBL fold metallo-hydrolase codes for the protein MKHKFQLLSPHILIMHAEPETDRPILAAILGERRTLLLDAGNSPAHAELFRKELSEYGYRQPDMIALTHWHWDHTFGLSAWDLPTVAHEGTAEALTRLSGLDWSDEGLEGLAAQGIISDESILHIRKEYGSRRTIRFMKPDIVFADRITIDLGGITCELNHVGGDHSADSCVLYVKEDNVLFLGDALGPSIYGGPRQYSSTGFLKLLNLAYRYDAQWYVESHGVPMSGVEFRADLASWERLARVVDVFGQDRERVMLEMKTYLKLEELPKDLQQGVEYFIAGTK
- a CDS encoding alpha-amylase; the encoded protein is MKRNHTMMQFFEWHLAADGNHWKHLAEMAPELKELGIDAVWVPPVTKAVSDDDTGYGVYDLYDLGEYDQKGTIRTKYGNKQELIDAIGECQKNGIAVYVDLVMNHKAGADETEVFTVIEVDPNDRMKEISEPFEIEGWTKFTFPGRGDEHSSFKWNFNHFNGTDYDAKGARSGVFRIAGENKTWNKNVDDEFGNYDYLMFANIDYSEPEVQEEMLRWGGWLVDTLQCSGYRLDAIKHINHDFIKEFAAEMLKKRGEDFYIVGEFWNSNLEACQEFLNTIDYKIDLFDVSLHYKLYSASLGGRDFDLSKIFDDTLVQTHPANAVTFVDNHDSQPHEALESWVGDWFKQSAYALTLLRRDGYPVIFYGDYYGIAGPTPIAGKKEAIDPLLYARNHKAYGEQDDYFDHPNTIGWVRRGIEEIEHSGCAVVVSNGDDGNKRMLVGEQRAGEAWVDFTHNHEGTITIEKDGWATFPVKGGSVSVWALPDAEDKK
- a CDS encoding CsbD family protein, with translation MADTNGLSDKIKGGVSKVKGEIKDQVGNATDNTSLQAEGKKDKLKGAIQQKIGKLKE
- a CDS encoding DUF72 domain-containing protein, whose protein sequence is MIKIGLTGFGDHEELYGKIKPAERLPTYSAHFSIVEIDSSFYAVQPVKNYAKWVNETPDGFEFIVKAYQGMTGHLRDKKNYFASTEEMFSAFHTSIQPVRESGKLAMALFQFPPWFDCTKENVELLRDTKERMLDVPCAIEFRNNSWYSPELREKTLQFMEREGWIHTVADEPQAGTGSIPIVAISTSAEATYVRLHGRNIGGWQQSNHPDWRKLRYLYRYTTEELTEWRDRLLELEKTCRELYVVFNNNSGGDATANAKELQTLLGIDGGLAPLQLDMFQ
- a CDS encoding biotin transporter BioY; translation: MKKWTTRGLIFSALFAGIMIAMSYLKFILPFSTVPITLQTLAVMLAGSILGARYGTLAVLIVIGLAAVGFPVLGGRGGISLLVGPTGGYIFSWPFAALFIGLFAQRMKQTKYTFVKLLVVNFIFGALLVYPGGVSWLAYNTGIDSLAKALTAGMWPFLPGDFVKAVLCAAVVSAVWKVYPIERILGRDSGVWLDEEKATV
- a CDS encoding histidine kinase N-terminal 7TM domain-containing protein; this translates as MFDTLISNYIVIVTISGVLSALLALFAYYKETDFAGIKAFILSSWASAIYTFGFALELSGNTLQEISLWIKVEYLGLPFIAPASLIMVLHFVGLERLIKRGMRSVLFAIPLITTLMVWTNEYHHLFYQSIYLRQGTPSPLVDVIIGPWYIVHGSFTFGCLFTAICLILWQWNRMKRVYRRQLTTFLIGLCMPTLGSFLYLIGKTPYGMDPVPVIMSLTSLLYIWAILSRGMLTAAPIARENLFESMRDGVLVTDLSDMLVDYNRAAAEMMQGLDSAAIGKPLAQLFLPAGKEAVSYVMDSDPLQHEEREVPWLKGTEVCYYQVRSSPVMKQGDHLAGRMIMLIDVTERTLLQEKLQQLATIDSLTGIYNRTHFLEMSNDLLTQSVDNKTPFSIILLDIDFFKGINDRYGHEYGDIALQHIVEICSRNLRDGDIFGRYGGEEFVMSLPNTTLTQAGQLSDIIRADIEQSGLHTLVGSIKVTASFGVVEAVSRDTSLEELLSEADHALYTSKRSGRNTVHLSKGSKIAPFKTI